One window from the genome of Malus domestica chromosome 01, GDT2T_hap1 encodes:
- the LOC103417611 gene encoding uncharacterized protein, translated as MVLLIPSPEISRVFCNPNPNLKNFKISTNIDKFGFGSRVRVSSKVRDCTVRVSEFDQNVRLYGQFSAPVKRGGSKPSKEEEEKQDYYVNMGYAIRTLREEFPQLFYRELSFDIYRDDITFKDPMNTFMGIENYKSIYWALRFHGQIFFKALWVDVISVWQPMDNVIMVRWTIHGIPRVPWDSRGRFDGTSEYKLDKQGKIFEHRVDNIALNSPPPKFQVLTVVDIMQSLGCPSTPRPTYFKISSSLSSKRT; from the exons ATGGTACTTCTCATTCCTTCGCCGGAAATATCCAGAGTTTTCTGCAACCCTAATCCCAATCtcaaaaactttaaaatctCCACGAACATTGATAAATTTGGGTTTGgttctagggttagggtttcgtCCAAGGTTAGGGATTGTACGGTTAGGGTTTCGGAATTCGACCAAAATGTGAGGCTGTACGGACAGTTTTCGGCTCCTGTGAAGCGAGGAGGTTCGAAGCCGagcaaagaagaggaagagaagcaGGATTACTATGTGAATATGGGGTATGCGATTCGGACTCTGAGGGAGGAATTTCCTCAGCTGTTTTACAGAGAACTCAGCTTCGACATTTACAG GGATGATATCACTTTCAAAGATCCAATGAATACCTTTATGGGCATTGAGAATTATAAGTCTATATATTGGGCACTGCGTTTCCATGGTCAAATATTTTTCAAGGCCTTGTGGGTTGATGTCATTAGTGTATGGCAGCCCATGGACAATGTAATCATGGTTCGCTGGACCATCCATGGCATTCCACGAGTCCCTTGGGATAGTCGTGGTCGATTTGATGGAACCTCTGAGTACAAACTTGACAAGCAAGGGAAGATCTTTGAGCATCGGGTTGATAACATTGCTCTCAATTCTCCACCTCCAAAGTTTCAAGTGCTGACCGTAGTGGATATAATGCAATCTCTCGGATGCCCCTCAACCCCAAGGCCAACATATTTCAAAAtttcatcttctttgtcttcaaaGAGAACTTGA